AAAAGAGGAAAAAACTTATTCATTAAACAGGTCTTATAATGCACTTTATGTTCCTAATAGAATATGGAGACATATGGAAAATTTTTCAACTAATTCTTTGGCATTTGTCGTAGCCTCTACCATTTATAATGAAAGAGACTATGAGAGAGATTTTAATAACTTTAAGATATTAAATGGTGGCTTCAATATATAACTGTAACGTCATTGAATTGACAAAAATCCATAATAGGGCTGGGAATATAACTCCCGTCCATGGTGAATTTGATATCCCTTTTAGTATCAGAAGAGTTTACTACTTATACGACGTTCCGGGTGGCGAAACTAGAGGAGGACATGCGCACAAAGAGCTACACCAATTGATAATAGCAGCTAGCGGAAGTTTTGACGTGATTTTGGACGATGGAAAAAACAAAAGAACATTTACTTTGAACAGACCGAATTATGGTCTATATGTATGTCCTAAAATCTGGAGAGATTTGAGTAATTTTTCTTCTGGAGCGGTATTGTTAGTGCTTGCTTCTGAAAGATATAGTGAGGCGGATTATATAAGAGAATACAGCGAATTTTTAGAATTTTCAAATGGCTAAAATACACCCTTTATCAGAAGTTCAAACATCAGTTATTGGTGAACATACTTCAGTTTGGCAATTTGTTGTAATCCTTGCTAATGCTCAGATTGGTAAAGATTGTAACATCAATGCCCATGTTTTTATAGAAAACGATGTGAAGATAGGAAACGGTGTAACTATAAAGTCTGGTGTTCAGGTTTGGGATGGAGTAACTATTGAAGACAACGTATTTATAGGACCAAATGTCACATTTACAAATGATTTAGTACCACGTTCAAGGCAATATCCTGCAAAATTTGAAAGAACCCTTATAAAGAGAGGTGCCTCTATTGGCGCAAATGCTACTATTATAGCTGGTAATACCATTGGTGAATATGCTGTCATCGGTGCTGGTAGTGTAATTACAAAAAATATCGGTCCTTATGAATTGCATTACGGTAATCCAGCTATACACAAAGGATATGTTACAAAAGAAGGCAAAGTTCTAGATCTTGAGAGAAAAGATAAAGAAGGGAATTACTATACTTTAGAATAAATGATCAAATTTTTAGACTTACAAAAAATAAATCTCCAATATAAAGAGGAGCTAACAGAAGCATATCATAGAGTTTTAAACTCTGGATGGTTTCTGTTGGGGCAGGAATTGCAAAGTTTCGAAGAAAATTATTCAAACTATTGTGGAGTAAAATATACCCTTGGAGTTGCAAATGGTTTAGATGCCCTCACATTAATTATCAGGGGATATAAAGAATTGGGCATATTTAAAGAGGGAGATGAAATTATTGTCCCATCAAATACCTATATAGCCAGTATTTTAGCTATTTCCCAAAATAATCTGAAACCTGTTCTGGTTGAGCCAGATTTGTTTACATATAATATTGATCCGACACTTGTAGAAAATCATATCACAGAGAGAACTAAAGCGATTATGGTAGTCCACTTATATGGTCAGCTTTGTGATATGCCTGAAATTAATAGGATTGCAGAGAAGTATAATCTAAAAGTGATAGAGGATTGTGCCCAAGCTCATGGCGCTAGCCTAAATGGTAAGAAAGCAGGTGCATGGGGCGATGCAGCAGGACATAGCTTTTATCCTGGAAAAAACTTAGGTGCATTGGCTGATGGAGGGGCAATTACTGCTCATGATGATGCGCTAGCTGAAGTATTGAAAGCTTTAAGAAATTATGGTTCGCATAAAAAGTACGAAAACATTTATCAGGGTGTTAATAGTAGGCTAGATGAATTAAATGCAGCTTTCTTAAACGTTAAGTTGAAGTATTTAGATGATGTCATTAAGAAACGAAGAGAAGTAGCTAATAGATATTTAAATGAAATACAAAGCCCAGAAGTAACACTGCCTTTAATTCTAAAACAAGAAAGTCATGTTTGGCATTTATTTATTGTTAGAGCTAAAAAAAGAGAAAAACTGCAAAAATATTTATCAGGTTCTGAAGTACAAACCTTAATACACTATCCTATACCGCCTCATAAACAAGCCGCGTATAAAGAATTAAACCATTTTAATTATCCCATTTCTGAAACTATTCATAGAGAAGTTTTGAGCTTACCGATGAGTGAAGTAATGAGTAATAATGAAGTTTCGAAAATAATAGATGTGATTAATAGATATGATAGATAAATTAATTGTTTGGATTAAGAAAAGAACTAACCTGAAGTTTTTTTTAAAGTCGCCTATTAACTTTATTTATTCAGTTATTTTAACTCTTCTTTATGTAGATAAGTGGACATACTTTCCAGCAATTTTAATACATGGAAAGATAAAATTGAAATTTATAAAGAAAAGGAAATCATATTTTGAAATTAATGGAAGATTAATTTTAGAACAATGGATGAATGGGAATGAGAGTGTTTCAATTTATTTAGATAAAGGCTCTGAAACTGTAATATGTAATGATTTTTCAATAGGAAACGGAGTTAGAATATTTGTAGATAAAGATGCAAGGTTGAAAATAGGAGGGAAGAAGAAGGAGCTTGGTTCCGGAATCACGGCGAAATCTATCATAATGGTAAAAAAGTATTTAGAAATAGGTAGTGATTGCATAATAGCTTGGGATACTTTTTTGACAGATTGTGATTGGCATGGCATAGAAGGTAAATACTTTCAAAAGCAGACAATATTAGGTGACCATGTTTGGATAGGTGTGGGAGTAAAAGTTTTAAAAGGATCAATAATAGGTAAAGAAAGTATAGTCACCACAAATTCTGTAGTGCATAATAGGTTGTTTGATGAAAGAACATTAATTTCAGGAAATCCGGCAATAGTAATAAAGACTGATGTTTCAAATTGGTCAAGAGAAATGGTGTCCTAAGTATCAATTATGAAATTAATAAAAACGTCTATTTTTTCATTTATAATTTCTTTTATAAAAATATCTTCAGGATTTATAGTAAATAAAATAGTCGCGGTGCTAACCGGTCCTTCGGGAATAGCTGTTATTGGTACATTTAACAATTTCGTTACCATAGCATTGTCTATTGCGAATGGGTCCATAAATACAGGGGTTGTAAAATATACTTCGGAATATAATGGGCAGGGGAATAAACTAAAGAAATTATTTAGTACATCACTTGTTATTTCATTTACATGTTCAATAGTAACATCTTTGGTCTTACTTTTATTTTCAGATTTTTTTTCTATATTTTTATTAAAAGACATTCGATATAAAAGTATTTTCAAAGTATTCGGGTTAACTATTGTATTTTATTCCATTAACTCTTTATTAATATCCATTTTAAATGGTAAGGGTGATATAAAAAAATATACGATAATCAATACTACGACAAGTATTATCTCATTAGTGTTATCAATAGTACTAATTTACTTTTTTGAAATAGATGGTGCATTATATTCTCTAGTATTATCACAGACACTGGTTTTTTTTGTTACAGTATTGCTTCTGAAAAAATGTGAATGGTTTGTTTTTGATTATTTTAATAAAGGTTTGAATAAATTCCATATGGTGAATTTGTTTAAATTTTCTTTAATGACAATAACAACTGCTTTAACAGTCCCTATTTCTCAGATTGTCGTAAGAAACACTTTAATTAGAGATTTAGGTATAAACGATGCAGGCTATTGGCAAGCTATTATGAGGATTTCTGATGGATATCTATTAATAGTTACTACATCTTTAAGTACTTATTTTCTTCCTAAACTAAGTTCACTAAAAACTAACTTTGAAATTAAAAGTGAAATATATAATGGATTGAAGATAATTACTCCATTCGTTTTAGCTAGTTGCTTGATTATTTATCTTTTAAGGTTTGTTATAATAAAGATATTATTTACAGAAGAATTTCTAGAAATAGAGTCTTTATTTATTTGGCAACTACTCGGAGATTTTTTCAAAATAATTTCTTGGATTATTGGATATTTAATGCTTGCGAAAGCAATGACTAAACTTTATATAATAACAGATATCGGTTTTAGCATAATGTACGTGTTGCTGAATCTTTTATTCATAAAGTTTTATGGACTAAAAGGGGCAACTATCGCATTTTCTTTAAATTACTTTATCTATTTAATTATGATTTGTTTTTTGTTTAGAAAAATTATTTTTTCAAAGTTTAAGCTAAGTTAAGTATGGATTATTCGATTGTTTTGATATCCTTCAACCAAGAAAAATTCATAAAAGAAGCCCTTGATGGAATTAGAAATCAGACCCTAATGCCTAAAGAAGTGATTATTGCAGATGATGGGTCTATTGACAATACTCCTAGCATAATAGAAGAGTATGTTGCACTATATTCATTGGAGAACGACTGGAAGTTGTTGTTAAGCAAGGAAAATCGAGGGATTAATATTAATTTACAAGAAGCAATAGAAGAAACAACTTCGGAAGTTATAATTATTATGGCTGGAGACGATATTGCGATGCCAAACAAAGCCGAGGTATCTATAAAGTTATTTAGAGAAAATCCATTAATGCATATCGTTGCAACTAGTTTGGATAAAATAGATGACAATGGTAATGTGATTGGAGAACTTATATATTCAGACAAGATTGAAAATGATATAATAAAGGTGATAAAAAATGGGATGCCTCATGTTTTTCCCGTTGGACAAGCTTGGAAAAGAAGCTTATTTCAGAGATTCGGGAAATTACCGTATGATCTTCCTAACGAAGATGATCAACTGACCTTTAGAGGGGTGTTAGACGGAGGAATATTTTGCAGCGCTATAAAAACTACAAAATATCGAATACATAGTAATTCCGCGAGTTCTTGGATTAGAAATAATCAATCCGGAAATGTATATTTTAATAGGTTTAAAGCAGACATGCCAGTTAGACGAAGAAATATGGAGTATTGGTATAAAACAGTTGAAGATTCTGATGTTGAAAATAAAGAATTATTATTAAAACTGATCTCTTTTAAGATTGAGATTTATAAATCATTTAATAATTTAGATTGTATTAGTTTTTTTAGAAGGTTAAATCTTTTTTATAAATATAAAGATGCATTGCTTCTTAGGGAAATTATTTATTTATTGTTAGGGAAATTTGGAGTTAAATTGTGGAGACAATTACGTATATTTTTAGGTAAATGAGGAAGGTCGTTTTTTTCTTTTGCAGCGATACTATAGGTGGACACGAATTTCAATCACTTGAATTAGCAAAACTCGTAAGCAATTATAGACAGATAATATTATGTTTTAACAATCTAAAACAGTTAGAATTATTTAAAGATATGCAGCATGAATTTAATAATTTTGAATATTTAGTTACGAGAAGGCCGTTTTTTAATAATGGAAACTTTATAAAGCAATTTTTTTATGGAATAAGTAATTTTAAGTTTCAAAGAAAATTATTGCGTAACAATGAGGCTATAATATGTTCAGGAACATTGGTTGCTGGAATTAGTTCTGGAATAGCTTTGATTGGGAAAAAGAAAATATTGTATATCCCAGCTTTTATAGATAGGAGAGTAATATGGGGAAAGATAGGGGGACTGTATAATGCATTATCAATATTATTTATTCTTTTATATAAAAGGATAATTACTATTAATAGAATTCAGGCAGTGTTTTTCTCAAGGTTTGCAAAGACTTATATTATACCTAATATTATCTCTCTATCGGCAATTGGAAATAACAATACATCTAATACTAGGAAACTTTTTTTTATAGGTAGATTAGAAAAGGATAAGGGTATAGTGGAACTTTGTAAAATCTTAGATGTAATTGATAACCCATTTAAAGAATTTATTATTATCGGTGAGGGTGCATGTTTTGAAGAGTTAAAAAGGAAATCCCGTAACACCAGATATATAACAATAACCTTAACAGGGTGGTTAAATAGAAATGATCAGAATAGTATTATTGCTAAAGATGATGTTCTCATATTTAACAGTAAGTTTGAAGGGGAACCATTGGTTATAAGAGAAGCTAACGCAAGAGGGAATATTGTAATTGCAAGTGATATAATTGGAGTTAGATCATGTACGTTAAAGTCAAATCGTTATAGAAATAGTGTTGAATTGATTTCTCTTGTAAATAAAGCTTGGGATAATAAGTTAAAAATCTGTAAAAACCCTTCTGAAATTTTCATTAATAAGATGCGTAAAGATGAGGCAAAAAGATTATTCTCTTAATTATTCTAGATTAATATTATTTGGCTTAGCCTTTCTATATTTTGTCATACCAATTTTAACTCAATTAATTGTTGGTGAAGAGTTTTATATTTATTCGAAATTTCAGCTTTTAGTAAATAATTATAACTTTTACTTTTTAGGAAGTCTCGCTTTTTTTTTAGCACTATTATTTCTTTTTATTCCAGAAAGAACGATTAAAATCCCTCACCTCTCTTTAGATATATTCAAAGTTATTTTTCTGATAAATACTCTTTATCAAATATGGTTAATTTTTAATGGTATTTATGCAAAATATTTGGGTTTTTCACGATTGGAATTGTTAGGGAAAATCAGTTCTCTTTTAATACCAGGATATGGGTATTTATTAATTTTAGCATGTATTTCAATTATAAAATGGAATAATAGAAAAGCTTTAGTTGTTTTTGTTTTATTTTCATTTACAATAGACTTTCTATTCCAAGGGAAAATTTTCGCAACAATATCTTTGATGTTGTTAATGTTTTATCTGGATCTTAATAAGATAAAGTTAACAACAAAAAGAGTTTTGCTGTTAACTATGTTTGGCTTTGCTTTTTTGATATCTGTAGTTTTAATACGTTCTAAAATGGCAATAAGTGGCGATACACTTTTAAGTGTATATAATTCATTTTCGGAGTTTATGGGGGTTCAAGCAACATCTGGTTGGGGACTTGAGTATTATGTTCATAATAAGCCCCAAGATTTTTTGAATTTCGATACAACTTTACAAACTTATTACTTTGAGTCAGTAGGGCATGGTTTAGCATTAAGTCCATTAGCCTATTTTTTAGGCAATTTTGGCTACAATTTCTTTTTTTATCTGGTTATTTATTTCTGTGCTTTATTTTTGATTTATTATTTATCAGCCCATTTTATGGGTAAATATTCAATATTTGTTCTAATGGTGAATTATATACACCTTTTGCGACATGGGCCTAATGTATTTTTATTCAATTCAATTTTTCAGATAGTTTTTTTATGTTTAATAATTGTAGTTTTATCTCAGGCTTTTAATGGTAAAATTATCAAATAACTGTTTAAATAATGAAGGTGTATATTGATGTCAGATTATTAGATAAAAAAAAT
This genomic interval from Pseudopedobacter saltans DSM 12145 contains the following:
- a CDS encoding sugar 3,4-ketoisomerase → MVASIYNCNVIELTKIHNRAGNITPVHGEFDIPFSIRRVYYLYDVPGGETRGGHAHKELHQLIIAASGSFDVILDDGKNKRTFTLNRPNYGLYVCPKIWRDLSNFSSGAVLLVLASERYSEADYIREYSEFLEFSNG
- a CDS encoding acyltransferase, with translation MAKIHPLSEVQTSVIGEHTSVWQFVVILANAQIGKDCNINAHVFIENDVKIGNGVTIKSGVQVWDGVTIEDNVFIGPNVTFTNDLVPRSRQYPAKFERTLIKRGASIGANATIIAGNTIGEYAVIGAGSVITKNIGPYELHYGNPAIHKGYVTKEGKVLDLERKDKEGNYYTLE
- a CDS encoding DegT/DnrJ/EryC1/StrS family aminotransferase; its protein translation is MIKFLDLQKINLQYKEELTEAYHRVLNSGWFLLGQELQSFEENYSNYCGVKYTLGVANGLDALTLIIRGYKELGIFKEGDEIIVPSNTYIASILAISQNNLKPVLVEPDLFTYNIDPTLVENHITERTKAIMVVHLYGQLCDMPEINRIAEKYNLKVIEDCAQAHGASLNGKKAGAWGDAAGHSFYPGKNLGALADGGAITAHDDALAEVLKALRNYGSHKKYENIYQGVNSRLDELNAAFLNVKLKYLDDVIKKRREVANRYLNEIQSPEVTLPLILKQESHVWHLFIVRAKKREKLQKYLSGSEVQTLIHYPIPPHKQAAYKELNHFNYPISETIHREVLSLPMSEVMSNNEVSKIIDVINRYDR
- a CDS encoding acyltransferase, which codes for MIDKLIVWIKKRTNLKFFLKSPINFIYSVILTLLYVDKWTYFPAILIHGKIKLKFIKKRKSYFEINGRLILEQWMNGNESVSIYLDKGSETVICNDFSIGNGVRIFVDKDARLKIGGKKKELGSGITAKSIIMVKKYLEIGSDCIIAWDTFLTDCDWHGIEGKYFQKQTILGDHVWIGVGVKVLKGSIIGKESIVTTNSVVHNRLFDERTLISGNPAIVIKTDVSNWSREMVS
- a CDS encoding O-antigen translocase, whose protein sequence is MKLIKTSIFSFIISFIKISSGFIVNKIVAVLTGPSGIAVIGTFNNFVTIALSIANGSINTGVVKYTSEYNGQGNKLKKLFSTSLVISFTCSIVTSLVLLLFSDFFSIFLLKDIRYKSIFKVFGLTIVFYSINSLLISILNGKGDIKKYTIINTTTSIISLVLSIVLIYFFEIDGALYSLVLSQTLVFFVTVLLLKKCEWFVFDYFNKGLNKFHMVNLFKFSLMTITTALTVPISQIVVRNTLIRDLGINDAGYWQAIMRISDGYLLIVTTSLSTYFLPKLSSLKTNFEIKSEIYNGLKIITPFVLASCLIIYLLRFVIIKILFTEEFLEIESLFIWQLLGDFFKIISWIIGYLMLAKAMTKLYIITDIGFSIMYVLLNLLFIKFYGLKGATIAFSLNYFIYLIMICFLFRKIIFSKFKLS
- a CDS encoding glycosyltransferase, translating into MDYSIVLISFNQEKFIKEALDGIRNQTLMPKEVIIADDGSIDNTPSIIEEYVALYSLENDWKLLLSKENRGININLQEAIEETTSEVIIIMAGDDIAMPNKAEVSIKLFRENPLMHIVATSLDKIDDNGNVIGELIYSDKIENDIIKVIKNGMPHVFPVGQAWKRSLFQRFGKLPYDLPNEDDQLTFRGVLDGGIFCSAIKTTKYRIHSNSASSWIRNNQSGNVYFNRFKADMPVRRRNMEYWYKTVEDSDVENKELLLKLISFKIEIYKSFNNLDCISFFRRLNLFYKYKDALLLREIIYLLLGKFGVKLWRQLRIFLGK
- a CDS encoding glycosyltransferase family 4 protein, coding for MRKVVFFFCSDTIGGHEFQSLELAKLVSNYRQIILCFNNLKQLELFKDMQHEFNNFEYLVTRRPFFNNGNFIKQFFYGISNFKFQRKLLRNNEAIICSGTLVAGISSGIALIGKKKILYIPAFIDRRVIWGKIGGLYNALSILFILLYKRIITINRIQAVFFSRFAKTYIIPNIISLSAIGNNNTSNTRKLFFIGRLEKDKGIVELCKILDVIDNPFKEFIIIGEGACFEELKRKSRNTRYITITLTGWLNRNDQNSIIAKDDVLIFNSKFEGEPLVIREANARGNIVIASDIIGVRSCTLKSNRYRNSVELISLVNKAWDNKLKICKNPSEIFINKMRKDEAKRLFS